One stretch of Carettochelys insculpta isolate YL-2023 chromosome 20, ASM3395843v1, whole genome shotgun sequence DNA includes these proteins:
- the GAA gene encoding lysosomal alpha-glucosidase, with amino-acid sequence MTPAGRKEVENFPVGLKGSCSMLQVSVISGAALLTAVALLAVFNVCEVIVGEASLRNPLGTETSYRPSRANGEGGTWTRLLEVPGAAASEPLHCDISPESRFDCAPEKQLSKAECEARGCCFVSVASRGPAIGQPWCFFPPSYPSYKVENLSASETGYTASLTRTVATFFPEDVMVLRLDVVFETEGRLRFTLRDPANKRYEVPLETPKPSSQVTSKLYSVRFSADPFGLMVFRESSGQLLLNTTVAPLFFADQFLQISTSLPSRFISGLGEHLTSLTLNVNWTKVTLWNRDMAPVPDVNLYGSHPFYLVMEDHGSAHGVFLLNSNAMDVVLQPSPALTWRTTGGILDFYIFLGPDPKSVVQQYLEVIGFPFMPPYWGLGFHLCRWGYSSTAVTRQVVKNMTAAGFPLDVQWNDLDYTDAKRDFTFNKQNFGDFPDMVQEFHRSGRRYVLLVDPAISSSGPPGTYRPYDEGLKRGVFIRNATGQPLVGKVWPGPTVFPDFTSPVTRQWWHDMVREFHGQVPFDGMWIDMNEPSNFVRGSLDGCPNNKLENPPYVPGVLGGSLQAGTICASSQQYLSSHYNLHSLYGLTEARASHDALVRARGKRPFVISRSTFAGHGRFAGHWTGDVRSSWEQLYYSIPAVLLFNLYGVPLVGADVCGFLGDTAEELCVRWTQLGAFYPFMRNHNDHGNKPQEPYAFSPAAQSAMQKVLFLRYSLLPYLYTLFHKAHAAGETVARPLFLEFPTDPDTWSVDRQFLWGAGLLITPVLEAGETEVSGYFPSATWYNLLTGSVIHSKGQWVLLPAPLDAINVHVRAGHILPLQEPGFTTTESRKKGMALVVALPVAGAARGDLFWDDGESLLTFEKGDYTQILFLARSGVLLSELVQVNSQVDGLSLQEVTVLGVLSPPQRVLANGVAVSNFSYRADTQMLTVPLSLPLGEPFVVTWA; translated from the exons ATGACTCCAGCAGGACGGAAGGAGGTGGAGAACTTTCCTGTCGGCCTGAAGGGTtcctgctccatgctgcaggtGTCTGTCATCAGTGGTGCTGCTCTGCTCACAGCAGTTGCCCTACTCGCTGTCTTCAATGTCTGTGAAGTCATTGTGGGTGAAGCGAGCCTCAGAAACCCCCTGGGGACAGAGACCTCCTACAGGCCTAGTAGAGCTAACGGAGAAGGGGGGACGTGGACAAGGCTGCTGGaggttccaggtgctgctgcgtCAGAGCCCTTGCACTGTGACATCTCCCCAGAGAGCCGATTTGACTGTGCACCTGAGAAGCAGCTGTCCAAAGCGGAGTGTGAGGCTCGTGGCTGTTGCTTTGTTTCGGTTGCCTCCAGGGGCCCTGCCATTGGGCAGCCCTGGTGTTTCTTTCCACCCAGCTACCCCAGTTACAAGGTGGAGAACCTGAGTGCCAGTGAGACAGGCTACACTGCCAGCCTTACCCGCACTGTTGCTACCTTCTTCCCCGAAGACGTCATGGTTCTGCGGCTGGATGTGGTGTTTGAGACGGAGGGCAGGCTCCGCTTCACG CTCAGGGATCCGGCAAACAAACGATACGAAGTGCCACTCGAAACCCCAAAACCGAGCAGCCAAGTCACCTCTAAACTGTACAGCGTGCGGTTCTCAGCTGATCCCTTTGGCCTGATGGTATTCAGAGAATCCAGCGGGCAGCTTCT GTTGAACACCACTGTTGCTCCCTTGTTCTTtgctgaccagttcctccagaTCTCCACCTCGCTGCCATCCCGCTTCATCTCTGGCTTGGGGGAGCACCTGACCTCACTCACCCTCAATGTCAATTGGACCAAAGTCACCCTTTGGAACCGGGACATGGCGCCTGTG CCTGACGTCAATCTCTACGGCTCCCACCCGTTCTACCTGGTGATGGAGGATCACGGCTCGGCCCATGGAGTTTTCCTGCTGAACAGCAATGCAATGG ATGTGGTGCTGCAGCCGAGCCCAGCGCTGACCTGGAGAACAACAGGCGGCATTCTGGATTTCTACATCTTCCTGGGCCCTGACCCAAAGAGTGTGGTCCAGCAGTACCTGGAAGTCATTG GGTTTCCATTCATGCCACCCTACTGGGGCCTGGGATTCCACTTGTGCCGCTGGGGCTACTCTTCCACTGCTGTGACCCGGCAGGTCGTGAAGAACATGACAGCTGCTGGGTTTCCCCTG GATGTGCAGTGGAACGACCTGGATTATACAGACGCCAAGAGAGACTTCACCTTTAACAAGCAGAACTTCGGGGACTTCCCGGACATGGTGCAGGAGTTCCACCGGAGCGGGCGGAGGTACGTCCTGCTCGTG GATCCGGCCATCAGCAGCTCAGGGCCCCCTGGCACCTACAGGCCCTACGATGAGGGGCTGAAGCGAGGGGTGTTTATCCGAAATGCAACGGGGCAGCCTCTGGTTGGGAAA GTCTGGCCCGGTCCCACTGTTTTCCCGGACTTCACTAGCCCAGTGACTCGCCAATGGTGGCACGACATGGTGAGGGAGTTCCATGGCCAGGTGCCCTTCGATGGCATGTGGATC GACATGAACGAGCCATCGAACTTTGTGAGGGGCtccttggatggctgcccaaacAACAAACTAGAGAACCCGCCCTACGTGCCTG gtgtgctggggggcagcctgcAGGCAGGGACCATCTgcgcctccagccagcagtacCTGTCCTCGCACTACAACCTCCACAGTCTCTATGGGCTGACGGAGGCCAGGGCTTCCCACGA TGCACTGGTGAGGGCGCGAGGGAAGCGCCCGTTCGTAATCTCACGTTCAACCTTTGCGGGTCACGGCCGCTTTGCCGGCCACTGGACTGGGGACgtcaggagcagctgggagcagctgtatTACTCTATCCCAG CCGTGCTGCTCTTCAACCTGTATGGGGTGCCACTGGTCGGGGCAGATGTCTGCGGCTTTCTGGGTGACACCGCCGAGGAGCTCTGCGTGCGCTGGACCCAGCTGGGCGCCTTCTATCCCTTCATGCGGAACCACAACGACCACGGCAACAAG CCCCAGGAGCCATACGCcttcagccctgcagcccagagtgCCATgcagaaggtcctcttcctgcgCTACTCACTGCTTCCTTATCTCTACACCCTCTTCCACAAGGCCCATGCTGCAGGCGAGACGGTGGCGCGACCCCTCTTCCTGGA GTTTCCCACAGATCCAGACACCTGGAGCGTTGACCGCCAGTtcctgtggggagctgggctgctcaTCACTccagtgctggaggcaggggagactgAGGTCAGCGGCTACTTCCCCTCAGCGACGTGGTACAACCTGCTGACG GGCTCTGTCATCCACAGCAAGGGCCAGTGGGTCCTCTTACCAGCTCCGCTAGACGCCATTAACGTCCACGTGCGGGCAGGACACATCCTACCTCTGCAA GAGCCGGGCTTCACCACCACCGAGTCCCGAAAGAAGGGCATGGCCCTGGTCGTGGCCCTGccggtggctggggctgcccgaGGTGACCTGTTCTGGGATGACGGCGAGAGCCTGCTGACCTTCGAGAAAGGCGACTACACTCAAATCCTCTTTCTGGCCAGGAGC GGTGTGCTGCTGAGTGAGCTGGTGCAGGTGAACAGCCAGGTGGACGGGCTGTCCCTGCAGGAGGTGACGGTGCTGGGTGTCCTCAGCCCACCCCAGAGGGTTCTTGCCAATGGCGTCgctgtctccaatttctcctaTCGTGCAGACACCCAG ATGCTGActgtccccctctctcttccactGGGGGAGCCGTTTGTGGTCACCTGGGCCTGA